The following coding sequences lie in one Myxococcus xanthus genomic window:
- a CDS encoding M23 family metallopeptidase, with product MIRAMARKLTLALALTLLALPAASHAQTMFRFPISMLGDQCGNGGCVVSAYKDYGGRDYACGGVRYSGHTGTDYALSGGFAKMDYGVWVMNAASGVIESAVDGYYDRCNYWNQSNPYAACGLYTANYMIMRHGDGSKTMYWHLKKFTQQFARNTSLACAYWVAQVGSSGASTGPHLHFEYWVPGYGTDDPYGGSCGTPFTRWTSQGAYRGLPGIACQ from the coding sequence ATGATTCGCGCGATGGCACGGAAGCTCACCCTGGCGCTGGCCCTCACCCTGCTGGCGCTTCCCGCCGCGTCTCATGCCCAGACGATGTTCCGCTTTCCCATCTCGATGCTCGGGGACCAGTGCGGCAACGGAGGCTGCGTCGTCAGCGCCTACAAGGACTACGGCGGCAGGGACTACGCGTGCGGCGGCGTGCGATACAGCGGCCACACCGGCACGGACTACGCCCTGTCGGGTGGGTTCGCGAAGATGGACTACGGCGTCTGGGTCATGAACGCCGCCAGCGGCGTCATCGAGTCCGCGGTGGATGGCTACTACGACCGCTGCAACTACTGGAACCAGAGCAACCCCTACGCCGCCTGCGGCCTCTACACCGCCAACTACATGATCATGCGGCACGGGGACGGCTCCAAGACGATGTACTGGCACCTGAAGAAGTTCACCCAGCAGTTCGCCCGGAACACCTCGCTCGCGTGTGCCTACTGGGTAGCCCAGGTGGGCTCGTCCGGCGCATCCACGGGACCGCACCTGCACTTCGAATACTGGGTGCCCGGCTACGGCACGGATGACCCCTACGGCGGATCCTGCGGGACGCCCTTCACGCGTTGGACGTCGCAAGGCGCTTACCGCGGGCTGCCTGGCATCGCCTGTCAGTAA
- a CDS encoding MXAN_6230/SCO0854 family RING domain-containing protein, translated as MGSPSLDVTGDTAALLLRTTGLVFLPAGLSPSGDSQAREQGMDALEADLAGVGYTLDGTLREALLALPTEVMAASGRFIYDNCAALRGTNRPFVPLFRNFPESVPHDTRRLYVQRMLGWLFQSPEQPCIHCGAQGTVHALSPCAHLVCERCFDGSDYSACPICHRRLSPSEPFLKPTELKAAAVVYGPAAGRLTRLSLGTDPDATGREVMRRLVARSTVLRPSEVMLLRMLVSAVGVRILGWLPPRIPVKETLAHVMGLLLRDAHTAGDVLASASAHVKTATDVLRVLVAWAGGNPDLTVKIPLKSPPRPVRRAVLRMLEGFSLLNLTEDLRRHPGLWKAQAKLLHVFEEWQRHPKVALAFAVLRETVLVPETPFGAAVLRLASEHPAAFERLEVDGGIRLYFRSWASHVEAALDERDVRGALRLLRQRPGELLRRLDHVSRLAVAQSGSAALDPELLAALEAVLPRGAPALLLTAAAHLRQRHKPFAKRVFFPKGEATHAWGMEDKRPLLPGDAIGQLVAPLERELLRRAEALPAFPHAVLDEALADLLVPLAEKTASRALVAVPRGSLLPLPEGKTLRFFVHWTEPKGTRVDLDLSVAFYDKDWWLVDLCDFTNLRLADDAAVHSGDVTSGPLPMGGAEFLDVHAPRLLAQGVRYAIPVVFSYNSVSFDRMEDAFAGFMVREGEGGPHFDARAVEQRFDLQGSGQISVPLVIDLVEKQLRWVDVKVPPEDGFQSVHRSRGELANLGKDTLAYFGTGARPTLWELACLHAAARSRTVQVRRRDGTVSVLKRGSGEDTAAFLRRLRGIEADATTHGFTPGTSPTFFAGMTDLPSLPAGSEGYALRFLHTSAESVARLAAGDLVSALKA; from the coding sequence ATGGGCTCCCCTTCGCTCGACGTGACGGGCGATACCGCCGCGCTGCTGCTCCGGACCACGGGGCTTGTCTTCCTCCCCGCCGGACTCTCGCCCAGCGGTGATTCGCAGGCACGGGAGCAGGGCATGGATGCCTTGGAGGCGGACCTCGCGGGGGTGGGCTACACGCTGGACGGCACGCTCCGGGAGGCGCTGCTCGCGCTGCCCACCGAGGTCATGGCGGCTTCCGGCCGCTTCATCTACGACAACTGCGCGGCGCTCCGGGGGACCAACCGGCCCTTCGTTCCATTGTTCCGGAACTTCCCCGAAAGCGTGCCGCACGACACCCGGCGGTTGTATGTGCAACGGATGCTGGGCTGGTTGTTCCAGTCGCCGGAACAGCCGTGCATCCACTGTGGCGCGCAGGGCACGGTGCATGCGCTGTCGCCGTGCGCCCACCTGGTCTGCGAGCGGTGTTTCGACGGGAGCGACTACAGCGCGTGTCCCATCTGTCACCGCCGCTTGTCTCCGTCCGAGCCGTTCCTCAAGCCCACGGAGCTCAAGGCCGCCGCGGTCGTGTATGGCCCAGCCGCCGGCCGGTTGACGCGGCTGTCGCTGGGGACCGACCCGGATGCCACGGGAAGGGAGGTCATGCGACGCCTGGTGGCCCGGTCCACGGTGCTTCGCCCCAGCGAAGTGATGTTGCTGAGGATGCTCGTCTCCGCCGTGGGTGTGCGCATCCTGGGATGGCTCCCACCGCGCATCCCGGTGAAGGAGACGCTGGCGCACGTCATGGGCCTCCTGCTTCGGGATGCCCACACGGCGGGAGACGTGCTGGCCAGCGCCTCGGCACACGTGAAGACCGCCACGGACGTGCTCCGGGTGCTCGTCGCGTGGGCAGGCGGCAACCCCGACCTCACCGTCAAGATTCCGTTGAAGAGCCCTCCGCGTCCGGTACGGCGCGCCGTCCTGCGGATGCTGGAAGGCTTCTCCTTGCTGAACCTCACCGAGGACCTCCGGCGCCACCCTGGCCTGTGGAAGGCCCAGGCGAAGCTCCTGCATGTCTTCGAGGAGTGGCAGCGCCATCCGAAGGTCGCGCTCGCGTTCGCTGTCTTGCGTGAGACGGTGTTGGTGCCGGAGACACCCTTCGGAGCAGCAGTGCTGCGTCTGGCCAGCGAGCATCCGGCGGCCTTTGAAAGGCTGGAGGTCGACGGAGGCATCCGCCTTTACTTTCGCTCCTGGGCTTCGCACGTCGAAGCGGCGCTGGACGAGCGCGATGTCCGCGGCGCGCTGCGGCTGCTGCGGCAGCGGCCCGGCGAGTTGCTGCGCCGCTTGGACCATGTGAGCCGCCTGGCTGTGGCCCAGTCGGGCTCCGCCGCGCTCGACCCGGAGCTGCTCGCGGCGCTCGAGGCCGTGCTGCCTCGGGGCGCGCCCGCGCTGCTGCTCACCGCCGCGGCGCACCTGCGTCAGCGGCACAAGCCGTTCGCCAAACGCGTGTTCTTTCCCAAGGGCGAGGCCACCCACGCCTGGGGCATGGAGGACAAGCGCCCCTTGCTCCCCGGTGACGCCATTGGCCAGCTGGTGGCGCCGCTGGAGCGGGAGTTGTTGCGCCGGGCGGAGGCCCTGCCGGCCTTCCCTCACGCGGTGCTCGATGAGGCCCTGGCCGATCTGCTGGTGCCGCTGGCGGAGAAGACGGCCTCTCGGGCGTTGGTGGCGGTTCCGCGTGGAAGCCTGCTGCCGCTGCCGGAAGGGAAGACCTTGCGCTTCTTCGTCCACTGGACGGAGCCCAAGGGGACGCGGGTGGACCTGGACTTGTCGGTGGCCTTCTACGACAAGGATTGGTGGCTGGTGGACCTGTGTGACTTCACGAACCTGCGGCTGGCCGACGACGCCGCGGTGCATTCGGGGGATGTCACGTCCGGCCCACTGCCGATGGGAGGCGCCGAGTTCCTGGACGTCCATGCCCCGCGACTGCTGGCGCAGGGCGTTCGCTACGCCATCCCGGTGGTGTTCTCCTATAACAGCGTCTCGTTCGACCGCATGGAGGACGCGTTCGCGGGCTTCATGGTCCGGGAGGGAGAGGGCGGACCTCACTTCGATGCGCGCGCGGTGGAGCAGCGCTTCGACCTGCAAGGGAGCGGGCAGATTTCCGTGCCGCTCGTCATCGACCTCGTCGAGAAGCAGCTCCGTTGGGTGGATGTGAAGGTTCCTCCCGAGGATGGCTTCCAGAGCGTGCACCGCTCCCGGGGGGAGCTCGCGAACCTTGGAAAGGACACCCTGGCCTATTTCGGAACCGGCGCCCGTCCGACGCTCTGGGAACTGGCCTGCCTTCACGCCGCCGCGCGCAGCCGCACGGTGCAGGTCCGGCGACGAGATGGCACCGTGTCCGTCCTGAAGCGGGGCTCGGGCGAGGACACCGCCGCCTTCCTGCGCAGGCTGCGTGGCATTGAAGCGGATGCCACCACCCACGGCTTCACGCCCGGCACGTCGCCCACGTTCTTCGCGGGGATGACGGACCTCCCGTCGCTCCCGGCAGGCAGCGAGGGCTATGCGCTGCGCTTCCTCCACACGTCCGCGGAGTCCGTTGCACGGCTGGCCGCGGGTGACCTGGTGTCCGCGCTGAAGGCCTAG
- a CDS encoding MYXO-CTERM sorting domain-containing protein has product MNLSRAALLVLLQPLAVQAADYRVGPDQQYTRLGDVPWESLEPGDTVFVHARPTPYAEKWVLGRRGTAAAPITVRGVKDAQGNLPVIVGENATTRSQLNYWGEERGILKIGGSNRPADTLPAHLVVENLHLRRARGAFTGRNGASTYLDNAAAIFIEKGEHITIRGCVLEDSGNGLFIANQASNVTVEHSHILGNGNPGSIYEHNTYTEALGLTYQFNRFGPLCSGCPGNNLKDRSAGSVIRYNWIEGGNRQLDLVDSSSGTLRAAPSYARTFVYGNVLLEPEGAGNRQIVHFGGDSGTTANYRGTLYFFHNTVVSSRTDRTTLLRLSHQNQTAHVTNNVVLVAAANGNTLSLTDEAGTLRHGGNWYKPGYVSTFGTLTGAVVDAGGNLTGADPGFINLAGQDFRLAAASALRSQAVTLPAETSSEPVTWQYVKHTAGEPRAQVSPAHIGAYGDASEPGTETPDAGTGTEPDAGPGTPTDAGTGTPTDAGTGTPSDAGTTPQQPDDAESSGGCAAAGASFAGPLAFALLGVLGLRRRRNPARGQ; this is encoded by the coding sequence ATGAACCTCTCGCGAGCCGCCCTTCTCGTCCTGCTCCAGCCGCTGGCCGTCCAGGCCGCGGATTACCGCGTGGGCCCCGACCAGCAGTACACCCGCCTGGGTGACGTGCCGTGGGAGTCACTCGAGCCCGGGGACACCGTCTTCGTCCACGCACGGCCCACGCCCTACGCGGAGAAGTGGGTCCTGGGCCGCAGGGGCACGGCCGCCGCGCCCATCACCGTGCGCGGCGTGAAGGACGCGCAGGGCAATCTGCCCGTCATCGTCGGCGAGAACGCCACCACGCGCTCGCAGCTCAACTACTGGGGCGAGGAGCGCGGCATCCTGAAGATTGGTGGCTCCAACCGGCCCGCGGACACGCTGCCCGCGCACCTGGTGGTGGAGAACCTCCACCTGCGCCGGGCACGCGGCGCATTCACCGGCCGCAATGGCGCGTCCACCTACCTGGACAACGCCGCCGCCATCTTCATCGAGAAGGGCGAGCACATCACCATCCGAGGCTGCGTGCTCGAAGACAGCGGCAACGGCCTGTTCATCGCCAATCAGGCGTCGAATGTCACCGTCGAGCACAGCCACATCCTGGGCAACGGCAATCCCGGCAGCATCTACGAGCACAACACGTACACCGAAGCCCTGGGCCTCACCTACCAGTTCAACCGCTTCGGCCCGCTCTGCAGCGGGTGCCCGGGTAACAATCTGAAGGACCGCTCCGCGGGCAGTGTCATCCGGTACAACTGGATTGAAGGCGGCAACCGGCAGCTCGACCTGGTGGACTCGTCCAGCGGCACGTTGCGCGCGGCGCCGTCGTATGCGCGGACCTTCGTCTACGGCAACGTCCTGCTGGAGCCCGAGGGCGCGGGCAACCGGCAAATCGTCCACTTCGGCGGCGACTCTGGCACCACGGCCAACTACCGGGGCACGCTCTACTTCTTCCACAACACCGTGGTGTCCAGCCGCACGGACCGGACCACGCTGTTGCGGCTGTCGCACCAGAACCAGACGGCGCACGTGACGAACAACGTGGTGCTGGTGGCCGCGGCCAATGGCAATACGCTGTCCCTCACGGACGAAGCGGGCACGCTCCGCCATGGCGGCAACTGGTACAAGCCCGGCTACGTGAGCACCTTCGGCACGCTCACTGGCGCCGTGGTGGATGCGGGAGGGAATCTCACCGGAGCCGACCCCGGGTTCATCAACCTCGCCGGACAGGACTTCCGCCTGGCCGCTGCCTCCGCCCTGAGAAGTCAGGCGGTGACACTCCCCGCCGAGACCAGCAGCGAGCCCGTCACCTGGCAGTACGTGAAACACACCGCGGGAGAGCCGCGCGCCCAGGTGAGCCCGGCCCACATCGGCGCGTATGGGGATGCCTCCGAGCCAGGGACAGAGACGCCGGACGCAGGCACGGGCACCGAGCCCGACGCGGGGCCAGGAACACCCACGGATGCGGGAACAGGCACGCCCACTGACGCGGGCACGGGCACACCCTCGGATGCGGGCACGACGCCGCAGCAGCCGGACGACGCCGAGAGCTCGGGTGGCTGCGCGGCCGCTGGAGCCAGCTTCGCGGGCCCACTGGCGTTCGCACTCCTCGGTGTCCTGGGCCTCCGGCGGAGGCGGAACCCGGCGCGAGGCCAGTAG
- a CDS encoding spermidine synthase, which produces MALARVSRAFEFPRTILHVAQSASGPIIVSEDDEGRRYLQFGWIGAFQSAMWPGFPLRLELDYTRAVAATLAFVPEPSRLLVVGLGGGTIPTFLRAVLPHAHIDAVEIQPQVLDMARRYFDFHEDEALHAHLTDGRRFIESPGAPYDVIILDAYGTRSIPPALATQEFLRATQARLTPDGVVVGNVLRTSGRPGSLMDPLWKASFPQLYAFDVKASDNRILVGLPHAHRPLRAELLARAGRLAREWGVPFNLRARVARRVSRSRLPASGRG; this is translated from the coding sequence GTGGCCCTGGCGCGCGTCTCCCGCGCCTTCGAGTTTCCCCGCACGATTCTGCACGTCGCGCAGTCCGCCAGTGGTCCCATCATCGTCAGTGAGGACGACGAGGGCCGCCGCTACCTCCAGTTCGGGTGGATTGGCGCCTTCCAGAGCGCGATGTGGCCAGGTTTCCCTCTGCGCCTGGAGCTGGACTACACGCGAGCGGTGGCGGCGACGCTGGCCTTCGTGCCCGAGCCCTCGCGCCTGCTCGTCGTAGGACTGGGAGGCGGCACCATCCCCACCTTCCTCCGCGCGGTGCTCCCGCACGCGCACATCGACGCGGTGGAAATCCAGCCCCAGGTGCTGGACATGGCCCGGCGCTACTTCGACTTCCACGAGGACGAGGCCCTGCACGCCCATCTCACGGACGGACGGCGTTTCATCGAATCACCCGGGGCGCCATATGACGTCATCATCCTGGATGCCTACGGCACGCGAAGCATCCCGCCGGCGCTGGCGACGCAGGAGTTCCTGCGGGCCACGCAGGCGAGGCTGACGCCGGACGGGGTGGTGGTGGGCAACGTGCTCCGGACGTCAGGCCGGCCCGGCTCGCTGATGGACCCACTGTGGAAGGCCAGCTTCCCCCAGCTCTATGCCTTCGACGTGAAGGCATCGGACAACCGCATCCTCGTGGGGCTGCCCCATGCGCACAGGCCCCTTCGGGCGGAGCTGCTGGCACGCGCCGGGCGGCTCGCGCGCGAGTGGGGCGTGCCCTTCAACCTCCGCGCGCGGGTGGCCCGCCGTGTGAGCCGAAGCCGCCTCCCCGCGAGCGGCCGCGGCTGA
- a CDS encoding DUF2185 domain-containing protein: MVKSAVTLAPVLLGEVDLPEGVLVILDPGLARFWRHDAEPASPRKKDPAQYDLRLTGADAAAAGRAYDREFDARFLFDRTDPEDAMAHFALFARENGLDARAEVMPTRIPHAERARLAVEHGGGLGVVKYNGLWAVAAGGLPRERSLRVWGIPMPRGAFEGRWQSIDIVVDDTAEPVRSEEVAGVMVDHGQLLFAGLGPLGHFRMWEPLDGLADYVFRGEDAPALARELGASDFGNGLFGWKDLPMERVGEKATPLQARIEAESLAVGVDYRPHCNLERLNAQLRESPEDTGMLVLDGARVVGCGNRWGDGIFNVSRHLDARGHTVRIRVELGTEQRQKMMRRLQLLQRGAIVSRTILDDGEPIRFAERMTPHASEDSGWAFSSGVEDEAYMDEPSNFTVVPLRVLVARFKALEAILDAPVGALFRLEGERFVQE, encoded by the coding sequence ATGGTGAAATCCGCAGTGACTCTGGCGCCCGTGCTGCTGGGCGAAGTCGACCTTCCCGAGGGCGTGCTCGTCATCCTCGACCCGGGACTTGCGCGCTTCTGGCGTCACGATGCGGAGCCGGCGTCTCCGAGGAAGAAGGACCCCGCGCAGTACGACTTGCGCCTCACGGGCGCTGATGCGGCGGCGGCCGGGCGTGCCTATGACCGCGAGTTCGACGCCCGGTTCTTGTTCGATCGGACGGACCCCGAAGACGCCATGGCGCACTTCGCCCTGTTCGCCCGGGAGAATGGCTTGGATGCCCGCGCGGAGGTGATGCCAACGCGCATCCCTCATGCCGAGCGAGCCCGGCTTGCCGTCGAACATGGAGGAGGCCTGGGCGTGGTGAAGTACAACGGCCTCTGGGCCGTGGCGGCGGGTGGACTGCCCCGCGAGCGGAGCCTGCGTGTCTGGGGCATTCCCATGCCGCGGGGCGCGTTCGAGGGGCGTTGGCAATCCATCGACATCGTCGTGGATGACACGGCGGAGCCCGTCCGGTCGGAGGAGGTGGCGGGGGTGATGGTGGACCATGGCCAGCTGCTGTTCGCGGGGCTCGGACCGTTGGGACACTTCCGGATGTGGGAGCCGCTCGATGGGCTGGCGGACTATGTCTTCCGCGGTGAGGACGCGCCAGCGCTCGCCCGGGAGCTGGGCGCCAGTGACTTCGGTAACGGGCTGTTCGGCTGGAAGGACCTGCCCATGGAACGCGTGGGGGAGAAGGCGACGCCGTTGCAGGCGCGCATCGAAGCCGAGTCTCTCGCCGTTGGCGTCGACTACCGGCCGCACTGCAACCTCGAACGCCTGAATGCACAGCTGCGCGAGAGTCCGGAGGACACGGGGATGCTCGTGCTCGACGGTGCGCGCGTCGTCGGATGTGGCAATCGCTGGGGTGATGGCATCTTCAACGTCAGCCGGCACCTGGACGCGCGGGGCCACACGGTCCGCATCCGGGTGGAGCTGGGGACCGAACAGCGGCAGAAGATGATGCGCCGCCTCCAGTTGCTTCAGCGGGGTGCGATTGTCAGCCGGACCATCCTGGATGACGGAGAGCCCATCCGCTTCGCCGAGCGGATGACGCCGCACGCGTCCGAGGACAGCGGCTGGGCCTTCTCATCGGGTGTCGAGGATGAGGCCTACATGGACGAGCCGTCGAACTTCACGGTGGTGCCGTTGCGCGTCCTCGTGGCCCGGTTCAAGGCCCTGGAGGCCATCCTGGATGCCCCTGTCGGCGCGTTGTTCCGGCTCGAAGGAGAGCGCTTCGTCCAGGAGTAG
- a CDS encoding VOC family protein, with protein sequence MQKITPFLWFDGNAEEAMKFYVSVFKKDAKILSLNRAGDSDTAPVVSGTFQLHGQRFMALNGGPHYKFTEAISLFVDCQTQEEVDELWSKLLEGGGQTQQCGWLKDRFGLSWQIIPSVLGTMLNDKDPEKARRVMEAMLGMVKLDIQGLQRAYDGAGR encoded by the coding sequence ATGCAGAAGATCACGCCCTTCCTGTGGTTCGACGGCAACGCGGAAGAAGCGATGAAGTTCTACGTGTCCGTCTTCAAGAAGGACGCGAAGATTCTCAGCCTCAACCGCGCCGGGGATTCGGACACCGCGCCGGTCGTTTCTGGCACGTTCCAGCTTCATGGACAGCGGTTCATGGCGCTGAACGGAGGGCCTCACTACAAGTTCACCGAGGCCATCTCCCTGTTCGTGGACTGTCAGACGCAGGAAGAGGTGGATGAGCTGTGGTCGAAGCTCCTGGAGGGAGGAGGCCAGACGCAGCAATGTGGCTGGCTCAAGGACCGCTTCGGCCTGTCCTGGCAAATCATCCCGTCCGTGCTGGGGACGATGCTGAATGACAAGGACCCGGAGAAGGCGCGCCGGGTGATGGAAGCCATGCTGGGCATGGTGAAGCTCGATATCCAGGGCTTGCAGCGCGCGTACGACGGAGCGGGCAGGTAG
- a CDS encoding TetR/AcrR family transcriptional regulator: protein MSQVPTRRRRDAPETRRQLIAAATHLMMRRGFSATTVDQICAEAGLTKGSFFHHFESKEAIGLAAMAAFAEMGMGLYAEAWDGPDVDPLEKLHRLLDVMSDLARQHGELLTCMVGMLSQELALSNATVRQAGEGHMQAWVGAVAGLLTEAKRLHPPRVGFDPDAVAWMLYSTWQGSMLVGKTRQRPETVIENLRQMRTYLDGLFESPVKSKSKQSKRA from the coding sequence ATGAGCCAGGTGCCCACCCGACGAAGGCGTGACGCCCCCGAGACGCGGCGTCAACTCATCGCGGCCGCGACACACCTGATGATGCGTCGGGGGTTTTCTGCGACGACGGTGGACCAGATTTGCGCCGAGGCCGGGCTGACCAAGGGCAGCTTCTTCCACCACTTCGAGTCGAAGGAGGCGATTGGCCTCGCCGCGATGGCCGCCTTCGCGGAGATGGGCATGGGGCTGTACGCCGAGGCCTGGGACGGGCCCGACGTGGACCCGCTGGAGAAGCTGCACCGGCTGCTGGACGTCATGAGCGACCTGGCTCGCCAGCACGGCGAGCTGCTCACCTGCATGGTGGGCATGCTGTCCCAGGAGCTGGCGCTGTCCAACGCCACCGTTCGCCAGGCGGGCGAAGGCCACATGCAGGCCTGGGTCGGCGCGGTGGCGGGGCTGCTCACGGAGGCGAAGCGGCTGCATCCGCCGCGCGTGGGCTTCGACCCCGACGCCGTGGCCTGGATGCTCTACAGCACCTGGCAGGGCTCGATGCTGGTGGGCAAGACGCGGCAGCGGCCTGAAACAGTCATCGAGAACCTGCGCCAGATGCGCACGTACCTGGATGGGCTCTTCGAGTCGCCGGTGAAATCAAAGTCCAAGCAATCCAAGCGCGCCTGA